In a genomic window of Bradyrhizobium ontarionense:
- a CDS encoding dihydrodipicolinate synthase family protein: MTASSRKLYKGVFPVAPTVFDADGRLDLEGQKRAIDFMIDAGSHGICILANFSEQFVLTDDERDLVMTTVLEHVAGRVPIIVTTTHFSTFVCAERSRRAQDKGAAMVMVMPPYHGATFRVPDASIYEFYRGVSDAISIPIMVQDAPVAGTPLSVPLLVRMAKEIENLAYFKVEVPRAADKLRALIEAGGAAIEGPWDGEEAITLMADLDAGATGAMTGGGYPDGIRQIIDPYFAGDRDAAAAAYERWLPLINYENRQCGLATCKILMKEGGVIRHDTLRSPQPAIHPATQKGLIDIARRLDPVVLRWGR; the protein is encoded by the coding sequence ATGACCGCTTCCTCCAGAAAGCTCTACAAGGGCGTCTTTCCGGTCGCGCCGACCGTCTTCGATGCTGACGGTCGCCTCGACCTCGAGGGCCAGAAGCGCGCGATCGACTTCATGATCGACGCCGGCTCGCACGGCATCTGTATCCTCGCCAACTTCTCCGAGCAGTTCGTGCTGACCGATGACGAGCGCGATCTGGTCATGACGACAGTGCTGGAGCATGTCGCCGGCCGCGTGCCGATCATCGTCACCACCACGCATTTCTCGACCTTCGTCTGCGCCGAGCGCTCGCGCCGGGCGCAGGACAAGGGCGCCGCCATGGTCATGGTGATGCCGCCCTATCACGGTGCCACCTTCCGGGTGCCGGACGCCTCGATCTACGAATTCTATCGCGGCGTCTCCGACGCGATCTCGATTCCGATCATGGTGCAGGACGCGCCGGTCGCGGGCACGCCGCTGTCGGTGCCGCTGCTTGTGCGCATGGCCAAGGAGATCGAGAACCTCGCTTATTTCAAGGTCGAGGTGCCGCGCGCGGCCGACAAGCTGCGCGCGCTGATCGAGGCCGGCGGTGCCGCGATCGAGGGGCCGTGGGACGGCGAGGAGGCGATCACCTTGATGGCCGATCTCGATGCCGGCGCCACCGGTGCGATGACCGGCGGCGGCTATCCCGACGGCATCCGCCAGATCATCGATCCCTATTTTGCGGGGGACCGTGACGCCGCGGCCGCGGCCTATGAGCGCTGGCTGCCGCTGATCAACTACGAGAACAGGCAGTGCGGCCTTGCGACCTGCAAGATCCTGATGAAGGAGGGCGGCGTGATCCGTCACGACACCTTGCGCAGCCCGCAGCCGGCGATCCATCCGGCGACGCAGAAGGG
- a CDS encoding FadR/GntR family transcriptional regulator, which yields MTSHIVVIPTRRAHSNHAEVARSIGIDIISGRYAAGARLPSDAEMTAMFGVSRPVLRESVKTLVAKGLLTTKARVGTVVRDRSDWNMFDPDVLAWHLDAGIDKRFLADLAEIRLAIEPRAAALAAERRSEDDLVAMSKAMALMEREPSTSVAFAEADLALHIAIANASGNPFMRSIGAVIEAALRASFVLSAPVETADRDTVLVWHQRIIDAIAAGDPEAASEAMIEVIYNGRRRHALSAARSDQK from the coding sequence ATGACCTCGCACATCGTCGTCATTCCCACCCGGCGGGCCCACTCCAACCATGCCGAGGTTGCCCGCAGCATCGGTATCGACATCATCTCCGGTCGCTATGCGGCCGGCGCGCGGTTGCCGAGTGACGCCGAGATGACGGCGATGTTTGGCGTGTCGCGTCCGGTGCTGCGCGAGAGCGTCAAGACGCTGGTGGCCAAGGGGCTGCTGACGACCAAGGCACGGGTCGGCACGGTGGTGCGCGACCGCTCGGACTGGAACATGTTCGATCCGGACGTGCTGGCGTGGCATCTCGATGCTGGGATCGACAAGCGCTTCCTTGCCGATCTCGCCGAGATCAGGCTCGCAATCGAGCCGCGCGCTGCCGCGCTCGCCGCTGAACGGCGCAGCGAGGACGATCTCGTCGCCATGAGCAAGGCCATGGCGCTGATGGAGCGTGAGCCGTCGACCTCGGTCGCCTTCGCCGAAGCCGACCTCGCCCTGCACATCGCGATCGCCAACGCCTCGGGCAATCCCTTCATGCGCTCGATCGGCGCGGTGATCGAAGCCGCGCTGCGTGCCTCGTTCGTCCTGAGCGCGCCGGTCGAGACTGCCGATCGCGACACCGTGCTGGTCTGGCATCAGCGCATCATCGACGCGATCGCCGCTGGAGACCCCGAGGCCGCCTCCGAAGCCATGATTGAAGTCATCTACAACGGCCGGCGGCGCCACGCGCTATCGGCCGCACGATCGGACCAGAAATGA
- a CDS encoding ABC transporter permease — protein MTLRIPRRGLAQALALIVILMVDRAVSPQFFNLHLQDGRLFGSVIDVLNRGTPVALLSLGMVLVIATGGIDLSVGAVMAIAGATAASLADTQPLPVVIAAALGVGLACGLWNGILVAVLRIQPIVATLILMVAGRGIAQLITEGRIVTFTSPDLVWIGNGAVLGLPMPIVIATGMLLVTAAVVRGTALGLLIEATGGNARASELSGVGTRAMILSVYVWCGLCASLAGVIAAADIMGADANNAGLWLELDAILAVVIGGTSLFGGRFSLVLAVAGALIIQAMNTGILLSGYPPELNLLVKAVVVLAVLLAQSPRLGDLSRFTARWRRTKP, from the coding sequence ATGACGCTCCGGATCCCGCGCCGCGGTCTCGCACAGGCGCTCGCACTGATCGTGATCCTCATGGTGGATCGTGCGGTGTCGCCGCAGTTCTTCAACCTGCATCTGCAGGACGGCCGGCTGTTCGGCAGCGTGATCGACGTGCTCAATCGCGGCACGCCGGTGGCGCTGCTCTCGCTCGGCATGGTGCTGGTGATCGCGACCGGCGGCATCGATCTCTCGGTCGGCGCCGTGATGGCAATCGCCGGCGCCACCGCGGCGAGCCTCGCCGATACGCAACCGCTGCCGGTCGTGATCGCCGCGGCGCTCGGCGTCGGCCTGGCGTGCGGGCTCTGGAACGGCATTCTCGTCGCGGTGCTGCGCATCCAGCCGATCGTCGCCACCCTGATCCTGATGGTGGCGGGGCGCGGCATCGCCCAGCTCATCACCGAGGGACGCATCGTCACCTTCACCTCGCCCGACCTGGTGTGGATCGGCAACGGCGCCGTGCTGGGCCTGCCGATGCCGATCGTCATTGCCACCGGCATGCTGCTGGTGACGGCCGCCGTCGTCCGCGGGACTGCGCTCGGGCTGCTGATCGAGGCCACCGGCGGCAATGCGCGCGCCAGCGAGCTTTCGGGCGTCGGCACCCGTGCCATGATCCTGTCGGTCTATGTCTGGTGCGGCCTCTGCGCGTCGCTGGCGGGCGTCATCGCCGCCGCCGACATCATGGGCGCGGATGCCAACAATGCCGGTCTCTGGCTCGAGCTCGATGCGATCCTCGCCGTCGTGATCGGCGGCACCTCGCTGTTCGGCGGCCGCTTCAGCCTGGTGTTGGCGGTGGCCGGCGCGCTGATCATCCAGGCCATGAACACCGGCATCCTGCTGTCCGGCTATCCGCCGGAGCTCAACCTGCTGGTCAAGGCGGTCGTGGTGCTCGCGGTGCTGCTGGCGCAATCGCCCCGGCTCGGCGATCTCTCGCGCTTCACGGCGCGCTGGCGGAGGACCAAGCCATGA
- the yjfF gene encoding galactofuranose ABC transporter, permease protein YjfF, with the protein MRASTSIAITAFVLIAGFALCALQFPNIASTRVVANLLTDNAFLGIVAAGMTFVIISGGIDLSVGSVIGFTTVFVALAVERWGIPPLAAFALVLVLCALFGAAMGAVIHVFDLPPFIVTLAGMFLARGVSFLLSTESIPITAPIYSAVSDFAIRLPGGGRLTAVAIAMLAVLVLSAFLLHLTRFGANVYALGGSRAATALMGIPVGPMTVRIYMLSSVLAGFAGIVFSFYTAAGYSLSAVGVELDTIAAVVIGGTLLTGGQGSVIGTFLGVLIQGMIQTYINFDGTLSSWWTKIATGVLLFVFIALQQGLMALARRSSVKTVGART; encoded by the coding sequence ATGAGGGCATCAACCTCTATCGCCATCACCGCGTTCGTGCTGATTGCCGGCTTTGCGCTTTGCGCCCTGCAATTCCCGAACATCGCCTCGACGCGGGTCGTCGCCAATCTGCTCACCGACAACGCCTTCCTCGGTATCGTCGCGGCCGGCATGACCTTCGTCATCATCTCCGGCGGCATCGACCTGTCGGTCGGCTCGGTGATCGGCTTCACCACCGTGTTCGTGGCGCTTGCGGTCGAGCGCTGGGGCATCCCGCCGCTCGCCGCCTTCGCGCTGGTGCTCGTGCTGTGCGCGCTGTTCGGGGCGGCGATGGGCGCCGTCATCCACGTCTTCGACCTGCCGCCCTTCATCGTGACGCTCGCGGGCATGTTTTTGGCGCGCGGGGTCAGCTTCCTGCTGTCGACCGAGTCGATTCCGATCACGGCGCCGATCTACAGCGCCGTCTCGGATTTCGCGATCAGGCTTCCAGGCGGCGGGCGGCTGACCGCGGTCGCGATCGCGATGCTGGCGGTCCTGGTGCTCAGCGCCTTCCTGCTGCACCTGACCCGGTTCGGCGCCAACGTCTATGCGCTCGGTGGCAGCCGCGCGGCGACGGCCCTGATGGGCATTCCCGTGGGACCGATGACGGTCCGCATCTATATGCTGTCGAGCGTGCTCGCAGGGTTCGCCGGCATCGTCTTCTCCTTCTATACGGCGGCCGGCTATTCCCTTTCGGCGGTCGGAGTCGAGCTCGACACCATCGCGGCGGTGGTGATCGGCGGAACCTTGTTGACGGGCGGGCAGGGCTCCGTCATCGGCACCTTCCTCGGCGTGCTGATCCAGGGCATGATCCAGACCTACATCAATTTCGACGGTACGCTGTCGAGCTGGTGGACCAAGATCGCCACGGGGGTTCTGTTGTTCGTTTTCATTGCGCTGCAGCAAGGTCTGATGGCGCTCGCGCGCCGCTCGTCCGTCAAGACGGTGGGGGCGAGGACATGA
- a CDS encoding IlvD/Edd family dehydratase yields the protein MSNDNEKKVLRSQAWFGRQDKMGFYYRSFLKNSGTPQDRFEGRPVIGICNTWSELTPCNGHFRVIAEHVRQGVLDAGGYPLEFPVSSLGEVTMRPTAMLFRNLASMDVEEAIRAHPLDGVVLLMGCDKTTPALLMGAASADLPTIGVSGGPQLRGVYRGQIIGSGTNIISMSEQLRAGEITLAEFHEAEAAMNRSAGSCMTMGTASTMASMVEALGIGLPENAAIPAADARRNLLARMAGRRIVEMVAEDLKPSDILTRHAFENAIRTLAAIGGSTNAVVHLLAIAGRVGVELTLDDFDRLSRDVHCLVDLMPSGRFLMEDFYYAGGLPAVLRALGERGLLHKEARTINGKSLWDNVAAAPNWNKDVITPFETPFKPEGGIAILSGNLAPNGAVIKPSAASPELMKHTGRAVVFESVEEMHDAVDDDTLDIDASCIMVLKNCGPKGYPGMAEVGNMPLPAKLLRQGVRDMIRISDARMSGTAYGTVVLHVAPEATVGGPLALVKNGDMITLDVAARALHLHVSDEELATRRAAWTPPEPHAARGYQKLYIDHVLQADRGVDFDFLVGRSGSPVPRDNH from the coding sequence ATGAGCAACGACAACGAGAAGAAGGTGCTGCGCAGCCAGGCGTGGTTCGGCCGCCAGGACAAGATGGGCTTCTATTACCGCTCATTCTTGAAGAACAGCGGCACGCCGCAGGACCGGTTCGAGGGCCGTCCGGTCATCGGCATCTGCAACACCTGGTCGGAGCTGACGCCCTGCAACGGGCATTTCCGCGTCATTGCCGAACATGTCCGCCAGGGCGTGCTCGACGCCGGCGGCTACCCGCTCGAATTCCCGGTCTCCTCGCTCGGCGAGGTGACGATGCGCCCCACCGCGATGCTGTTCCGCAACCTCGCCTCGATGGATGTCGAGGAGGCGATCCGCGCGCATCCGCTCGATGGCGTCGTGCTGTTGATGGGCTGCGACAAGACCACGCCGGCGCTCTTGATGGGCGCGGCCTCGGCGGATCTTCCGACCATCGGCGTGTCGGGCGGGCCGCAGCTGCGCGGCGTCTATCGCGGCCAGATCATCGGCTCCGGCACCAACATCATCTCGATGAGCGAGCAACTGCGTGCCGGCGAGATCACGCTGGCCGAATTCCACGAGGCCGAAGCGGCGATGAACCGCTCCGCCGGCAGCTGCATGACGATGGGCACGGCGTCGACCATGGCTTCGATGGTCGAGGCGCTCGGCATCGGCCTGCCCGAGAACGCAGCGATCCCCGCCGCCGACGCGCGCCGCAATCTGCTCGCGCGCATGGCCGGGCGCCGCATCGTCGAGATGGTGGCCGAGGATCTCAAGCCGTCGGACATCCTGACGCGACATGCGTTCGAGAATGCGATCCGCACCTTGGCTGCGATCGGCGGCTCGACCAATGCGGTGGTGCATCTGCTCGCCATCGCCGGCCGCGTCGGCGTCGAACTGACATTGGACGATTTCGACCGGCTGTCCCGCGACGTGCATTGCCTGGTCGACCTGATGCCGTCTGGGCGCTTCCTGATGGAGGACTTCTACTACGCCGGTGGCCTGCCGGCGGTGCTGCGTGCGCTCGGCGAGCGCGGCCTGCTGCACAAGGAGGCCCGCACCATCAACGGCAAGAGCTTGTGGGACAACGTCGCCGCGGCGCCGAACTGGAACAAGGACGTCATCACGCCGTTCGAGACACCGTTCAAGCCGGAAGGCGGCATCGCGATCCTCTCCGGCAATCTCGCGCCGAATGGCGCCGTCATCAAGCCGTCGGCGGCCTCGCCGGAACTGATGAAGCACACCGGCCGCGCCGTCGTGTTCGAGAGCGTCGAGGAGATGCATGACGCGGTCGACGACGACACGCTCGACATCGACGCCTCCTGCATCATGGTGCTGAAGAACTGCGGGCCAAAGGGCTATCCCGGCATGGCCGAGGTCGGCAACATGCCGCTGCCGGCCAAGCTGCTGCGCCAGGGCGTGCGCGACATGATCCGCATCTCGGATGCGCGCATGTCGGGCACCGCCTATGGTACCGTCGTCCTGCATGTCGCCCCGGAAGCCACCGTCGGCGGGCCGCTGGCGCTGGTCAAGAACGGCGACATGATCACGCTCGACGTCGCCGCCCGCGCGCTGCATCTGCATGTCAGCGACGAGGAGCTGGCGACGCGCCGCGCCGCCTGGACGCCGCCCGAGCCGCATGCGGCGCGCGGCTATCAGAAGCTCTACATCGATCACGTGCTGCAGGCCGATCGTGGCGTCGATTTCGATTTTCTCGTTGGCCGCAGCGGCTCGCCCGTGCCGCGCGACAATCATTAG